Proteins co-encoded in one Bacillus paramycoides genomic window:
- a CDS encoding NCS2 family permease, producing MKRYFQFDELGTNYKTEFIAGLTTFLSMAYVLFVNPATLSLGNVKGLPAGTGMDPGAVFVATALAAAIGSLIMGIFAKYPIALAPGMGINAFFAYTAVLTMGIPWQTAIAGTLMSGIIFIILTASGIREKIINAIPSELKFAVAAGIGLFIAFLGFQNAGIIVKNDAVLVGLGDLTKGTTLLAIFGVVTTIIFMIKKVNGAVFYGMILTAILGVATGLIDTPKAVVGAIPSLEPTFGVALTHFGDIFTVQMVIVIITFFFIDFFDTAGTLVAVANQAGLMKNNKLPRAGKALFADAIATVIGAILGTSTTTSYIESSAGVAAGGRSGFTAVVTAGFFLLALFFSPLLSVVTPAVTAPALIIVGILMVSSLGEIDWKKFEIAVPAFFTIISMPLTYSIATGIAIGFIFYPITMVVSGRRKEIHPIMYVMGVLFVLYFIYVRK from the coding sequence ATGAAACGCTATTTTCAGTTTGATGAACTCGGCACGAATTATAAAACAGAGTTCATAGCGGGTTTAACGACATTTTTATCTATGGCTTACGTACTATTTGTCAATCCTGCTACGCTGTCACTTGGAAATGTTAAAGGGTTACCGGCAGGTACAGGAATGGATCCAGGTGCAGTATTCGTTGCTACAGCATTAGCAGCGGCAATTGGTTCGTTAATTATGGGGATTTTCGCGAAGTATCCGATTGCTTTGGCACCGGGTATGGGAATTAACGCATTCTTTGCTTATACAGCAGTGTTAACGATGGGTATTCCTTGGCAAACAGCAATTGCTGGAACGTTAATGTCAGGTATTATCTTCATTATTCTTACAGCTTCAGGTATTCGTGAAAAAATTATTAATGCGATTCCATCAGAGTTAAAGTTTGCAGTAGCGGCAGGTATCGGATTGTTCATCGCTTTCCTTGGATTCCAAAATGCCGGAATTATTGTGAAAAATGATGCTGTTCTTGTTGGATTGGGGGATTTAACAAAGGGCACAACGTTATTAGCAATCTTCGGAGTTGTTACGACAATCATCTTCATGATTAAGAAAGTTAATGGTGCAGTATTCTACGGTATGATTCTTACAGCGATCTTAGGAGTGGCAACAGGATTGATTGATACGCCAAAAGCTGTAGTGGGAGCAATACCGAGTCTAGAACCAACGTTCGGTGTAGCGTTAACGCACTTCGGAGATATTTTCACTGTCCAAATGGTGATTGTTATTATTACGTTCTTCTTCATCGATTTCTTTGATACAGCAGGTACACTTGTAGCGGTTGCGAATCAAGCGGGATTAATGAAGAATAATAAATTACCACGTGCAGGAAAAGCGTTATTCGCAGATGCGATTGCAACTGTAATCGGTGCGATTTTAGGTACATCAACAACAACGTCTTATATTGAATCTTCTGCTGGGGTAGCAGCGGGTGGACGTTCTGGATTTACAGCAGTTGTAACAGCAGGGTTTTTCTTGTTGGCACTATTCTTCTCGCCATTATTAAGCGTTGTAACACCAGCTGTAACGGCACCAGCTTTAATTATTGTGGGAATCTTAATGGTTTCATCTTTAGGCGAAATTGATTGGAAAAAATTCGAAATTGCAGTACCAGCATTCTTTACTATCATTTCAATGCCGCTTACGTATAGTATCGCAACAGGAATTGCAATTGGTTTTATCTTCTATCCAATTACAATGGTAGTAAGTGGACGTCGTAAAGAGATTCATCCAAT